The DNA sequence GTTGAAGTCCCGATCGCCGATATTGTCGTCGGAGATATTCTGCGCGTCCGTCCCGGCGAGCGGATTGCGGTTGATGGTGTCGTGATCGAGGGCAGTTCCTTTGTCGATGAAAGCATGATCACCGGTGAGCCGATACCCGTTGAGAAGGGAAGCAATGATCGCGTCACGGGCGGTACGGTGAACGGGACAGGTGTGTTTACCTTCCGTGTGACACAGGTGGGTGCGGATACGATGTTGGCGCACGTCATCCGCATGGTGGAAGATGCACAGGGGGCCAAGCTGCCTATTCAGGACCTTGTGAACCGCGTGACGCTATGGTTCGTGCCGGTTGTGTTGGTGCTGGCCGTTTTGACAGTAATTGGCTGGCTGATCTTTGGCCCTGATCCTGCACTCAGCTTTGCTTTGGTCGCGGGTGTCTCGGTCCTGATCGTCGCGTGTCCATGTGCGATGGGATTGGCCACGCCAACCTCGATCATGGTGGGCACGGGCCGCGCGGCAGAACTGGGTGTGTTGTTTCGCAAAGGCGATGCGTTGCAGGCCCTGCGTTCCGCGCAAATCGTGGCCTTTGACAAAACCGGAACGCTGACACGGGGGCGGCCAGAGGTGACGTCGGTGTTCCTGAATGCGGGCTTTGATGAAGCTGAAGTCATGGGGGGCGTTGCAAGTGTCGAGGCGTTGTCAGAGCACCCAATCGCCGAAGCCATCGTTCGGATGGCGCAGGAGAAAGGATATCGGATCGCCGCCGCATCAGACTTCCGCGCCGAAGCGGGTTTTGGTGTCACGGCAATGGTTGATGGCCAGACCGTCATGGTAGGGGCAGACCGCATGATGGAACGCGCAGGCATTGCGATTGAGGCCTTCGCAGACCAATTCGCGCAGATCGCAGCACAGGGCCAAACGCCGTTTTATGCAGCCATTGATGGCGCGCTGGTGGGGCTGATCGGGATTTCGGATCCGATCAAGCCAGAGACACCAGCGGCGATCAAAAAGCTTCAGGAGATGGGGCTGAAGGTCGCGTTGATCACCGGCGATAACACAAAAACAGCCAATGCCATTGCCGCAGAGCTCGGGATTGACACGGTCATCGCCGAGGTGTTGCCGGATGGCAAGGTCGCCGCCCTGCGGGATCTGGCCAAAGACGGTGCCAAGATTGCGTTCGTAGGTGACGGGATCAATGACGCGCCCGCGCTGGCCGCAGCGGACGTTGGGATCGCCATTGGCACGGGTACTGATGTTGCAATTGAAAGCGCTGATGTGGTGCTCATGTCCGGCGATATCAACGGTGTGTCCAACGCGTTCGAGATCAGCCGCCACACCATGCGCAATATCCGCGAGAACCTGTTCTGGGCCTTTGCCTATAACTCTGCGCTGATCCCTGTCGCGGCAGGGGGCCTTTATATCTTTGGCGGGCCGCTTTTGTCGCCGATGCTGGCGGCAGGCGCGATGGCGCTCTCGAGCGTGTTTGTGCTGTCGAATGCCTTGCGCCTGCGTCGGGTCGCACCGGTGGCAAAGGGGGCTGTGTCATGAATATCGGGGACGCCGCAGCAAAGGCAGGGCTGCCTGCCAAAACAATCCGCTATTATGAAGATATCGGGCTGGTCAAACCGCGACGTGACGCGAACGGGTACCGCGCGTTTGTGCAGACCGATATCCACAAGCTGACCTTTCTTGCGCGCGCCCGTGCATTGGGGTTTTCGATCGAGGATTGCCGCGATCTTCTTGCGCTTTGGGAAGATAATTCGCGGGCCAGTTCCGATGTGCGCCAGATCGCGCAGGAACACCTTGCGCGGATCGAAACAAAGATCGCCGATCTTGAGGACATGCGCGATACGTTGAAAACGCTGGTGCGGGATTGTGCCGGCGATGATCGCCCGGACTGTCCGATCCTGAACCGTCTGGGTGATCCCGCATAAGAAAACCCCCGCCTGATTGCTCAGCCGGGGGCTCTTTGTCGTAACGTCGAAAGGATGCTTAGAGCATACCTTCGCGCTGGAGCTTCTTGCGCGCCAGCTTACGCTGACGGCGGATCGCTTCTGCTTTCTCACGCGCTTTGCGGATCGAAGGCTTCTCGAAATGCTGCTTGAGCTTCATTTCACGAAAGACGCCCTCACGCTGAAGTTTCTTCTTCAGAGCACGCAACGCCTGATCGACGTTGTTATCACGAACACTAACCTGCATGTGGTTTTCACCACCTCTCTAAGTTAAATTTGCAAAAATTGCAGGAAGTGGGCAGATAGCAAAGGTGGGCTAGTTTGTCTAGTGTGCACAAACAGCAGGAGATCATCATGACAAAGCCCGACGTTGACCCGATCTTGGAGCAACTTCTGGATGCGGCACTGCCCCACGTGGCCTTTGACGGTTGGTCACCCGAAACGTTTGCCGCCGCCACACGTGACGCCGGGGTTGATCCCGCAGTGGTCAAAGCAATTTGCCCACGCGGTGCCGTTGGTCTGGCGATTGCCTATCACAAAAGGGGTGATGCCGCCATGATTGCGGCGCTCAGGACCGCCGATCTGTGCGATATGCGCTTTCGCGACAAGGTGGCCCATGCGATCCGCCTGCGCCTGCAGGTGATCGACGATAAGGAAGCTGTGCGCCGTGGCACGACCCTTTTTGCACTGCCACATATGGCGGCGGACGGGGCGAAACTGGTTTGGGGCACGGCCGATGCGATCTGGACGACGCTGGGTGACACATCGCGCGATGCCAATTGGTACACCAAACGGATGACGCTTTCTGCGGTTTATAGCGCGGTGATTCTCTTTTGGCTGGGTGATGACAGTCTCAACATGCAGGCAACTGACGATTTCATCGACCGCCGCATCGACAACGTGATGCAGTTCGAAAAATTCAAGGCACAGGCCAAGGCCAACCCCTTGTTCAAACCTTTTGCCAGCACGCTGGAACGCATGATGAGCGGCATCAAAGCACCCGCAACCCAAACCGACCCTGATTTACCAGGTGTCTGGCATGATCCGCAGTAAGGACAAGAATTCATGAAGGCTATCGAGATTTCCAAGCCGGGCGGGCCCGAGGTTCTGACACTCATCGAGCGCCCCGTGCCGGAACCTGCCCATGATCAGGTGGTGATCAAAGTGGCCTACGCAGGTGTGAACCGGCCGGACGCGTTGCAACGCGCAGGGCTTTATAATCCGCCCAAAGGTGCCAGTGATTTGCCCGGTCTGGAAGCAGCGGGGGAGGTTATCTCATGCGGGGCAGGGGTGACCGGCTTGCGGGTCGGTGATCAGGTTTGTGCGCTTTTGCCGGGCGGTGGCTATGCCGAATATGTGGCGACACCCGCAGCCCACTGCCTGCCAGTTCCTGAAGGGCTGACCCTGAAACAAGCGGCTTGCCTGCCCGAAACCTTCTTTACTGTCTGGTCCAATGTTTTCATGCGTGGTGGTTTACAGGCGGGACAGCGCTTCTTGGTCCACGGTGGCAGTTCCGGGATCGGTACGACGGCTATCCAGCTGGGCAAGGCATTCGGTGCGCGTGTGTTCGCCACGGCGGGATCGGACGATAAATGCGCGGCTTGCGTGGCCTTGGGCGCAGAGGCTGCCTTTAACTACCGCGAAGATGATTTTGTTGAAAAAGTACAAGCGCTCGGCGGTGCTGACCTGATCCTTGATATGGTCGGCGGCCCTTATATTCAGCGCAACCTGAAGGCTTTGGCTGATGACGGCACACTGGTGCAGATTGCATTTCTGCAAGGGCCAAAGGCCGAACTGAACCTTGTGCAGCTGATGACGCGCCGCCTGACGTTGACCGGATCAACCCTGCGGCCGCAGTCTGATCTCGCAAAGGCGCGCATCGCGGATCAATTGCGCGCGCATGTCTGGCCGCTGCTTGCGGCGGGCAAGGTGGCCCCAGTGATGGATCAGGAATTTCAGCTGGAAGACGCCGCTGCCGCCCATGCACGCATGGAGAGTAGCGCGCATATCGGCAAGATCGTCCTGAAAGTCGGGTAGTGACGGAATTTCAATAAGCCAACGTGCTCTGAGCGCTCTTAGCAGCCAATCCCCTCGATTGGCCTGCGCTTGCACGTCTCGCCTGTCAAGATATCACGGAAATACGCATCGGTAGAATCCCCATCGGGGGTTGGATCGACGATTTCGAGGCGAGACCTTTCCAATCTTTCAGAAATTGATGTGGAGCAAGCTGCTAGCGCGGTTAGGACGACAATTGATGGAATGATCTTTGGCATATTCGTCCCTGTTCGGTTGTTACTTTGAAGGCTTAAACGGTGCCATGCCGGTGCGGGCCAACTCATCGGCCTTTTCGTTTTCGGGGTGGCCTGCGTGGCCCTTGACCCACTCCCATGTGACGTCATGGCGCTTGGTCGCTTCATCCAGCCGCCGCCAAAGATCTTCGTTCTTGACGGGCTTCTTGGCGGCGGTTTTCCATCCGCGCGCCTTCCAGCCGTGAATCCATTTGGTGATCCCGTCTTTGACGTAAACGCTATCGGTGATGATGGTCAGCGCCGTATCGCGTTCAAGCGTTTCAAGCGCCGTTATCGCAGCCAGTAATTCCATCCGGTTGTTGGTCGTTTCCGCCTCACCGCCCGAAAGCTCGCGCTGTTTCACAACGGTATTACCGTCGCGCGCGATCAGCAGCGCACCCCATCCACCGGGGCCCGGATTGCCCGAGCAGGCACCATCTGTGTAAGCATAGAGTTTCGGCATGATCAGGTCTTTTGTCCGCGCATAATGACGAAGGGATCAAGGGTGCCAGCAAGGCCCGCTTCCGTCCCCTCTTTGATATAGTTCACCTGATAGCCTGCTGATGTCAGGAGCGCCATAAGCGCATCCACCGTGACGTACGTGTAGAGTCTGTTCATTCTGTCGCGCGCGATACCTGTGCCGGTTTTCATACCCACATGAATAACGCCGCCCGCTTTGGTTGCCTTGAAGAGCGTCTTGAAATGGCGCGGCAGATCATCCGGTGCTGCGTGTAGCAGGCTGAAATTAGCCCAGATACCGTCATAGATTTCATCGCCGTCGATCTCGTCGAATTCACCCAGCCGCGCCGGAAGCCCGAATGTGTTCCGGGCAATCTCGATCATGCCTTGGGATGCGTCCACCGGATCCGGCAAAAGCCCTGCCGCGCGCATATGCGCCGATGCAGTTCCCGGACCGCAGCCCAGATCAAGCACATGCCCCCATTGCGGGATCAGATCGATGAACGCTTGCAGCGACGCGTCCGGTGTGTCGCTGGTGACCATCTGCGCATAATCTGCTGCCTTGGCATCATAGGTCGCAATGGTGCGTGCGTCCGCCATCAGAAAACGAGTGGCAGGAACGAGATAATCACGATCGCTGTCAGCAATCCGCGGAGATGCATCCACCATGCAGGTGCCAGACCCAAGCGCCAGAAATGCCAGTCCAGCAAAAGCAGGCCCAGAAAACCGACAATGAGGTTAACCGCCGCCGTTGTCGGCCCGCCGCCTGTCATAAAGAACG is a window from the Yoonia rosea genome containing:
- a CDS encoding NAD(P)H-quinone oxidoreductase, with protein sequence MKAIEISKPGGPEVLTLIERPVPEPAHDQVVIKVAYAGVNRPDALQRAGLYNPPKGASDLPGLEAAGEVISCGAGVTGLRVGDQVCALLPGGGYAEYVATPAAHCLPVPEGLTLKQAACLPETFFTVWSNVFMRGGLQAGQRFLVHGGSSGIGTTAIQLGKAFGARVFATAGSDDKCAACVALGAEAAFNYREDDFVEKVQALGGADLILDMVGGPYIQRNLKALADDGTLVQIAFLQGPKAELNLVQLMTRRLTLTGSTLRPQSDLAKARIADQLRAHVWPLLAAGKVAPVMDQEFQLEDAAAAHARMESSAHIGKIVLKVG
- a CDS encoding COQ9 family protein — its product is MTKPDVDPILEQLLDAALPHVAFDGWSPETFAAATRDAGVDPAVVKAICPRGAVGLAIAYHKRGDAAMIAALRTADLCDMRFRDKVAHAIRLRLQVIDDKEAVRRGTTLFALPHMAADGAKLVWGTADAIWTTLGDTSRDANWYTKRMTLSAVYSAVILFWLGDDSLNMQATDDFIDRRIDNVMQFEKFKAQAKANPLFKPFASTLERMMSGIKAPATQTDPDLPGVWHDPQ
- a CDS encoding heavy metal translocating P-type ATPase — encoded protein: MTQSSLTLQISKLSCGSCVARAENALRAVEGVNEVVVNLASESAVVGFDSPATPARVTEALAAAGYPAIAEQVTLDISGMTCGSCAARVEKALSAAPAVTDVSVNLASETALVKFLAGATTPQAVAKASTDAGYPAHVHDLSAPKVDHKAAEMAALRRHLMIAAVLTAPVFVVEMGGHFIPGVHEFINRTIGMQTSWVLQFVLVTLVLIWPGRFFFTQGLPALFKGAPDMNALVAIGTGAAWAFSTVATFFPAVLPAGTRAVYFEAAAVIITLILLGRFLEARAKGKTGAAIRRLVGLQPKTAFQMQDGAAVEVPIADIVVGDILRVRPGERIAVDGVVIEGSSFVDESMITGEPIPVEKGSNDRVTGGTVNGTGVFTFRVTQVGADTMLAHVIRMVEDAQGAKLPIQDLVNRVTLWFVPVVLVLAVLTVIGWLIFGPDPALSFALVAGVSVLIVACPCAMGLATPTSIMVGTGRAAELGVLFRKGDALQALRSAQIVAFDKTGTLTRGRPEVTSVFLNAGFDEAEVMGGVASVEALSEHPIAEAIVRMAQEKGYRIAAASDFRAEAGFGVTAMVDGQTVMVGADRMMERAGIAIEAFADQFAQIAAQGQTPFYAAIDGALVGLIGISDPIKPETPAAIKKLQEMGLKVALITGDNTKTANAIAAELGIDTVIAEVLPDGKVAALRDLAKDGAKIAFVGDGINDAPALAAADVGIAIGTGTDVAIESADVVLMSGDINGVSNAFEISRHTMRNIRENLFWAFAYNSALIPVAAGGLYIFGGPLLSPMLAAGAMALSSVFVLSNALRLRRVAPVAKGAVS
- the cueR gene encoding Cu(I)-responsive transcriptional regulator; protein product: MNIGDAAAKAGLPAKTIRYYEDIGLVKPRRDANGYRAFVQTDIHKLTFLARARALGFSIEDCRDLLALWEDNSRASSDVRQIAQEHLARIETKIADLEDMRDTLKTLVRDCAGDDRPDCPILNRLGDPA
- a CDS encoding class I SAM-dependent DNA methyltransferase — protein: MADARTIATYDAKAADYAQMVTSDTPDASLQAFIDLIPQWGHVLDLGCGPGTASAHMRAAGLLPDPVDASQGMIEIARNTFGLPARLGEFDEIDGDEIYDGIWANFSLLHAAPDDLPRHFKTLFKATKAGGVIHVGMKTGTGIARDRMNRLYTYVTVDALMALLTSAGYQVNYIKEGTEAGLAGTLDPFVIMRGQKT
- the rpsU gene encoding 30S ribosomal protein S21; translation: MQVSVRDNNVDQALRALKKKLQREGVFREMKLKQHFEKPSIRKAREKAEAIRRQRKLARKKLQREGML
- the rnhA gene encoding ribonuclease HI — encoded protein: MPKLYAYTDGACSGNPGPGGWGALLIARDGNTVVKQRELSGGEAETTNNRMELLAAITALETLERDTALTIITDSVYVKDGITKWIHGWKARGWKTAAKKPVKNEDLWRRLDEATKRHDVTWEWVKGHAGHPENEKADELARTGMAPFKPSK